The Streptomyces sp. NBC_00691 genome has a segment encoding these proteins:
- a CDS encoding anthrone oxygenase family protein: protein MASLLLALAIGCTGLYAGFMLIFQTGIMPALARLTDAEFVTAMRRINEAVPRGVFLSVFLGVVAFPVAAFLVPVDGRTDTQKWLVLAGLVCAALNHAVTIGGNVPLNNALAASEATGGEPAAVRSAFEKRWNGFHGIRTPLIVVAFGLLTAAAVV from the coding sequence ATGGCCTCCCTGCTGCTCGCCCTCGCCATCGGATGCACCGGCCTCTACGCCGGTTTCATGCTGATCTTCCAGACCGGGATCATGCCCGCGCTCGCCCGTCTGACGGACGCCGAGTTCGTCACCGCGATGCGCCGGATCAACGAGGCCGTCCCGAGGGGCGTGTTCCTGAGCGTCTTCCTCGGAGTGGTCGCCTTCCCCGTCGCCGCGTTCCTCGTCCCCGTCGACGGACGGACCGACACCCAGAAGTGGCTGGTGCTCGCGGGCCTCGTGTGCGCGGCCCTCAACCACGCGGTCACCATCGGGGGCAACGTCCCGCTGAACAACGCGCTGGCCGCTTCCGAGGCCACCGGTGGCGAGCCGGCGGCCGTCCGGTCCGCCTTCGAGAAGCGCTGGAACGGCTTCCACGGGATCCGTACGCCCCTGATCGTCGTGGCGTTCGGCCTGCTGACCGCCGCGGCCGTCGTCTAG